One genomic segment of Pempheris klunzingeri isolate RE-2024b chromosome 21, fPemKlu1.hap1, whole genome shotgun sequence includes these proteins:
- the pde1ca gene encoding dual specificity calcium/calmodulin-dependent 3',5'-cyclic nucleotide phosphodiesterase 1A — protein sequence MTEATTKKQGFKKCRSATFSIDGFSFTIVANEAGESNRRPLARFARSRSQNALCTAFTAGADITNRKGILIDPRSSEEILADELPIPDAPDAMEKTATRLRCLVKQLERGEASVVDLKKNLEYAASVLESLYIEETRQLVDPEDELSDIQSESVPSEVRDWLASTFTRQRGLMLRRNEDKPRFRSIVHAVQAGIFVERMYRRTSNVGLSYPTDVITVLKHVDMWSFDVFALNDASGDHALKVVFYELLSRYDLINRFKVPISALVSFVDSLEVGYSKHKNPYHNLMHAADVTQTTHYLLLKTGMVHWLTELEIFAIIFAAAIHDYEHTGTTNNFHIQTRSDTAMLYNDRAVLENHHVSAAYRLLQDDEINILSNLSKDDWRELRALVVEMVLATDMSCHFQQIKAMKSLLQQPEAIDKPKALSLLLHTADISHPAKRWDLHHRWTTSLLEEFFRQGDKEAELGLPFSPLCDRKSTMVAQSQIGFIDFIVEPTFTVLTDMIEKIVTALIKEATRSGPAGLRRSSVNSISGSDGKHSSVKSTGSEGSFSLTTVDFKSFKVTWNQEICHNRETWKAQAAKDLEENVKKEGGQDENGTKVEKESKRSVDRANHAEDEMKTDVEERLPKREEADSNPGRAAGSLLGSGPNYTDKKGSDPDQQQQQQQQQQQHCQNDPQRDCPLIYYCKRPSYCASSYRLVRSKTTEMRPIDARGKARRLQRISLRRRK from the exons ATGACAGAGGCAACAACtaaaaaacagggatttaaaaAGTGCCGGAGTGCCACTTTCAGCATTGATGGCTTCAGCTTCACCATCG TTGCCAATGAAGCGGGGGAAAGCAACCGTCGTCCTTTGGCCCGCTTTGCAC GCTCACGATCCCAGAATGCACTATGCACCGCTTTCACAGCCGGAGCTGACATCACCAACCGTAAAGGAATTTTGATCGATCCACGCAGCTCCGAGGAGATCCTAGCTGATGAGCTGCCAATCCCTGATGCTCCCGATGCAATGGAAAAGACTGCTACCAG GTTGCGATGCCTTGTAAAGCAGCTGGAGAGGGGGGAGGCATCTGTGGTGGACCTTAAGAAAAACCTGGAGTACGCCGCCTCAGTCCTTGAATCTCTATACATTGAGGAAACCAG GCAGTTGGTGGATCCAGAGGATGAGCTGAGTGACATCCAGTCAGAGTCGGTGCCCTCAGAGGTTCGTGACTGGCTGGCCTCCACCTTCACCCGGCAGAGGGGCCTGATGCTGCGCAGAAACGAAGACAAGCCACGTTTCCGCAGCATTGTTCATGCAGTGCAGGCTGGCATCTTTGTGGAGAG GATGTACAGACGAACCTCCAACGTGGGTCTCAGTTATCCCACAGATGTCATCACGGTGCTCAag CATGTGGACATGTGGTCGTTCGATGTGTTTGCACTGAATGATGCTAGTGGAGACCACGCCCTGAAAGTAGTCTTCTATGAGCTTCTGTCCAGATACGACTTGATCAATCGTTTTAAG GTCCCTATTTCTGCTCTTGTATCATTTGTGGACTCGTTGGAAGTGGGCTACAGCAAACACAAGAACCCCTACCACAACCTGATGCATGCTGCGGATGTCACACAAACTACCCATTACCTGCTCCTCAAGACTGGCATGGTG cactggCTAACTGAGTTGGAGATCTTTGCAATCATTTTTGCAGCTGCCATCCATGATTATGAACATACAGGGACCACCAATAACTTTCATATTCAGACCAG ATCAGACACAGCAATGCTGTACAATGACCGGGCTGTTTTGGAGAACCACCATGTCAGTGCTGCCTATCGTCTTCTACAGGATGATGAAATTAACATCCTCTCTAATCTTTCCAAAGATGACTGGAG AGAACTCCGGGCTCTGGTGGTGGAGATGGTGTTGGCCACTGACATGTCCTGCCACTTCCAGCAGATCAAAGCCATGAAAAGCCTCCTGCAACAGCCTGAGGC GATTGACAAACCGAAGGCCTTatccctgctgctgcacactgcTGACATCAGCCACCCTGCCAAACGCTGGGACCTTCATCACCGCTGGACCACATCTCTGCTGGAGGAGTTCTTCAGACAG GGTGATAAAGAAGCAGAGCTGGGTTTGcctttctcccccctctgtgACCGCAAGTCCACCATGGTAGCCCAGTCCCAGATTG GATTCATTGACTTCATTGTGGAGCCAACATTCACCGTGCTGACAGATATGATCGAGAAGATTGTGACAGCGCTCATCAAGGAGGCAACTCGTTCTGGACCGGCGGGCCTCAGACGCTCTAG cgTCAACAGTATTAGTGGCAGCGATGGAAAGCACTCCAGTGTGAAGAGCACAGGCTCAGAGGGCAGCTTCTCTTTGACTACAGTGGACTTCAAGAGCTTCAAGGTCACATGGAACCAAGAGATTTGTCACAACAGGGAGACATGGAAGGCCCAGGCAGCCAAAG aCTTGGAGGAAAATGTCAAGAAGGAGGGCGGCCAGGACGAGAATGGGACAAAAGTGGAGAAAGAGTCAAAGAGAAGTGTTGACAGAGCCAACCATGCAGAGGACGAGATGAAAACAGATGTGGAGGAACGACTGCCCAAACGGGAGGAAGCAGACAGTAATCCAGGAAGGGCTGCAGGCTCTCTGCTGGGCTCAGGCCCAAATTACACAGACAAGAAGGGCAGCGAcccagaccagcagcagcagcagcagcagcagcagcagcagcattgtcAGAATG ATCCTCAGCGTGACTGCCCTCTGATCTATTACTGCAAGAGACCCAGTTACTGTGCCAGCTCCTACCGACTGGTCAGGTCCAAGACCACTGAGATGCGACCAATTGACGCCAGAGGAAAAGCCAGGAGACTGCAGCGCATCTCCCTGCGTCGCAGAAAGTGA